Proteins found in one Coffea eugenioides isolate CCC68of chromosome 5, Ceug_1.0, whole genome shotgun sequence genomic segment:
- the LOC113770998 gene encoding uncharacterized protein LOC113770998, producing MINAKYDDIVAGFRRAAFLSLLKPRMALFSAYDIAVHYEEKQVRIPNIDPIGYCYLNLLFDVAEKVFGEVPGHLNKLIHMTCQIPKTDHMFDITDDDSVREMFEMHKSGRMINVHVQDMDVIPSYKANQINENGHNTDLNLRGKGKDKVCVVAIDDSEGEYSYSSSDSSWLHSMDSDNEKDLDVHSDSDESDMSFSDFDDNEEGALVLYSENEEETDPVQQALKSKLWTYNPKVEIEFKKGQLFTNVDAFRAVLKDYVIQKGFPIMRLKNEKSRVTVVCGVEGCKWRIHASPVLDSMTFMIKTYQGEHTCVMDRKNTEATADWIAKKLVPVMRIHPNMSTKGVEAEMIKYGVHPSKWQMYRALTKARNEIEGNHIESYAKLPKYAELIRKYNPQSICKIHYDRPTLLVEPRFLRMFISFKAQRSGFVEGCTPFVGFDGCFLKGAYGGVLLTAVTLDANNSIFPIAFTVAEAENKETWSWFFHYFEEFFGPFTSENGFHGPLTFMSDRQKGLNIAYEERVPVASGRHCCRHICSNFKAQFPDILLSNLFWRAAKSFDVAGHNEAMASIKELNKEAWKYLDKIPKTTWCRYTFNTGLKCDHVTNNCTESFNAWIGELRGKPILTLVDGLRKKFMKKMHKRYQKGCMLTTAITPKMLGKLQKIGQASRQCELTMASTDVFEVGDMNRSYIVNLSAKTCDCGAFQISGLPCKHAALGIIYKREKLESYCEHWFSRDKYLKTYSSMIHPIPDEKMWPPMPYVTPITVLPPPLRRAPSRPKTKRRREHDEGQSASQPKRLCYIKCGNCGSFGHNKRSCQGAPVQNKKNGNRTTGQQSYRRGKPGRGTANTGLSGATLWDHVTGNVPVVHSSQGSNPSPSTQPAPATVNVHVQNQSTTTTSKKKRGRPLSNTGASARGSSKRNYSNTAQITQIVEQADHQ from the exons ATgatcaatgccaaatatgatGATATTGTAGCTGGTTTTAGACGAGCTGCT TTTCTGTCACTTTTGAAACCTAGGATGGCTCTTTTTTCTGCTTATGATATAGCTGTTCACTATGAGGAGAAACAAGTGAGAATTCCAAATATCGATCCAATTGGTTACTGTTACCTTAATCTACTATTTGATGTTGCTGAGAAGGTGTTCGGTGAAGTCCCTGGGCATCTGAATAAGTTAATACATATGACGTGTCAGATTCCTAAGACAGATCATATGTTTGATATTACAGATGATGATAGTGTACGTGAAATGTTTGAAATGCATAAGTCTGGAAGAATGATTAATGTGCATGTGCAGGATATGGATGTTATTCCATCTTATAAAGCTAATCAGATAAATGAAAATGGTCATAACACTGATTTGAACTTaagaggaaaaggaaaggaCAAGGTATGTGTTGTTGCCATTGATGATTCTGAGGGTGAATATAGTTATTCCAGCTCTGATTCAAGCTGGCTGCACAGCATGGATAGTGACAATGAGAAAGATTTAGATGTTCATAGCGATAGTGATGAATCTGACATGtcattttctgattttgatgACAATGAGGAGGGTGCCTTAGTTCTTTATtctgaaaatgaagaagaaactgACCCTGTTCAGCAAGCTTTGAAATCAAAACTGTGGACGTACAACCCAAAAGTAGAGATAGAGTTTAAGAAAGGTCAACTATTTACTAATGTCGATGCATTTAGAGCAGTTTTAAAGGACTATGTAATTCAGAAAGGATTTCCAATTATGAGACTGAAGAATGAGAAGAGCAGAGTCACTGTTGTTTGTGGTGTTGAAGGGTGCAAATGGAGAATCCATGCATCACCAGTTTTAGATTCCATGACCTTTATGATTAAGACTTATCAAGGTGAACACACATGTGTGATGGACAGGAAGAACACAGAAGCTACAGCTGACTGGATTGCCAAGAAACTAGTTCCAGTCATGAGAATTCACCCCAACATGTCCACCAAAGGGGTAGAAGCTGAGATGATTAAGTATGGTGTGCATCCAAGCAAATGGCAGATGTATAGAGCACTAACTAAAGCAAGAAATGAGATTGAAGGCAATCACATTGAATCGTACGCCAAATTGCCAAAGTATGCAGAGCTGATCAGGAAATACAACCCACAAAGTATCTGCAAAATACATTATGATAGGCCTACTCTTCTTGTTGAGCCTAGATTTCTCAGAATGTTTATTAGTTTCAAAGCTCAAAGAAGTGGATTTGTTGAAGGCTGTACACcttttgttggttttgatgGATGTTTTTTAAAAGGTGCTTATGGTGGTGTGCTTCTCACAGCAGTCACATTAGATGCTAACAATAGCATTTTTCCTATTGCATTTACTGTGGCTGAAGCTGAAAATAAAGAAACCTGGAGTTGGTTTTTTCATTACTTTGAGGAGTTTTTTGGACCATTTACTTCAGAAAATGGTTTTCATGGTCCTCTAACCTTCATGAGTGACAGGCAAAAG GGCCTGAATATAGCTTATGAAGAGAGAGTGCCTGTTGCTAGTGGAAGACATTGCTGTAGGCATATCTGCAGTAATTTTAAAGCTCAATTTCCTGATATTCTGCTTAGTAACTTGTTCTGGAGAGCAGCAAAAAGCTTTGATGTTGCAGGACATAATGAAGCCATGGCTAGCATAAAGGAGTTAAACAAAGAAGCATGGAAATACTTGGATAAAATTCCTAAAACAACATGGTGCAGATATACCTTCAATACTGGACTAAAATGTGATCATGTCACAAATAACTGCACTGAGTCCTTCAATGCATGGATAGGTGAGCTAAGAGGGAAGCCTATCTTGACACTTGTTGATGGGCTGAGGAAGAAGttcatgaagaaaatgcataagCGATATCAGAAAGGGTGCATGCTCACCACTGCCATCACACCAAAGATGCTTGGTAAACTACAAAAAATAGGACAAGCATCAAGACAATGTGAACTCACTATGGCTTCTACTGATGTATTTGAAGTGGGGGATATGAACAGGTCCTACATAGTCAATTTATCAGCTAAAACTTGTGATTGTGGAGCATTTCAAATTTCAGGCCTTCCTTGTAAACATGCTGCACTAGGGATTATCTACAAGAGAGAAAAGCTGGAATCCTACTGTGAGCATTGGTTCTCAAGAGATAAGTACTTAAAGACATATTCAAGTATGATTCATCCAATTCCTGATGAGAAAATGTGGCCACCTATGCCATATGTTACACCTATAACAGTCCTGCCTCCTCCATTAAGGAGAGCTCCAAGTAGACCAAAGACTAAAAGGAGAAGGGAACATGATGAAGGACAGTCCGCGTCACAACCAAAAAGACTTTGCTACATCAAGTGTGGAAACTGTGGCTCTTTTGGTCACAACAAGAGGTCATGTCAAGGAGCACCTGTCCAGAATAAGAAGAATGGCAACAGAACTACTGGCCAGCAG agctatagaagaggcaaaccAGGAAGAGGGACTGCAAACACGGGCCTGTCAGGAGCAACTCTTTGG GATCATGTCACTGGCAATGTTCCAGTTGTACACTCAAGCCAAGGCAGCAATCCTTCTCCTTCAACTCAACCTGCACCTGCAACTGTGAATGTGCATGTGCAGAATCAGAGCACAACAACCACTTCAAAGAAAAAG
- the LOC113770171 gene encoding protein DETOXIFICATION 41: MGSATEYQPLLLGLDSHSQIPDLTSSVIEEFLEHRPIPIRWYPKLFAWESRLLWLLSGASIIVYVFNYMLSFVTLSFTGHLGALELAGASIACVGIQGLAYGIMLGMASAVQTVCGQAYGARQYGAMGIICQRAIVLHVGAAVILTFLYLYSGSFLKSIGQSDSIAEQGQIFARGLIPQLYAFAISCPQQRFLQAQNIVNPLAYIAVGVFLLHILLTWLAVYVLNYGILGAALTLSLTWWLLVILQGLYILFSPSCRESWTGLSIRAFKGIWPYFKLTAASAVMLCLEIWYFQGLVLISGLLSNPTIALDSISICMNYLNWDMQFMLGLAAAASIRVSNELGAGHPMVAKFSVVVVTTTSILISIVFTAIVLIFRVGLSELFTSDSQVIQAVSNLTPLLAISVFTNGIQPILSGVAIGSGWQAAVAYVNLATYYIIGLPIGCVLGFKTSLGVAGIWWGMIIGVFLQSLALFILTVRTNWNSEVAKAAVRLKDSANEEGRDNSDGI, encoded by the exons ATGGGCTCAGCTACAGAATACCAGCCTCTGCTTCTTGGACTTGATTCTCATTCTCAGATTCCGGATTTGACGTCCAGTGTTATTGAAGAGTTCTTGGAGCATAGGCCGATTCCTATCCGGTGGTATCCTAAGCTATTTGCCTGGGAATCAAGGCTACTTTGGCTGCTTTCTGGAGCTTCGATTATAGTTTATGTTTTCAATTACATGCTTAGTTTTGTGACACTCTCGTTCACAGGCCACTTGGGTGCACTCGAGCTGGCCGGGGCATCCATTGCTTGTGTAGGAATTCAAGGCCTTGCTTATGGAATCATG TTGGGCATGGCAAGTGCAGTTCAAACAGTTTGTGGTCAAGCTTATGGAGCAAGACAATATGGAGCAATGGGGATCATTTGCCAGAGGGCCATTGTCTTACATGTTGGAGCAGCTGTTATCCTCACGTTCCTATATCTATACTCCGGCTCATTCCTCAAATCAATTGGTCAATCAGATAGCATAGCCGAACAAGGCCAAATTTTTGCAAGAGGACTGATCCCTCAACTTTATGCGTTTGCAATTAGTTGTCCCCAGCAAAGGTTTCTCCAGGCTCAGAACATTGTGAACCCTCTAGCCTATATCGCTGTTGGCGTGTTCCTCCTGCACATTTTGCTGACTTGGCTGGCCGTTTATGTCCTAAATTATGGGATCCTGGGAGCTGCTCTGACACTTAGTTTGACATGGTGGTTGCTGGTAATTTTGCAAGGACTTTACATTCTTTTCAGTCCATCCTGCAGAGAGTCTTGGACAGGTTTGTCGATAAGGGCTTTTAAAGGcatctggccttatttcaagtTAACCGCTGCATCTGCTGTCATGTTATG CTTGGAGATATGGTACTTCCAAGGTCTTGTTCTCATATCAGGTCTCCTTTCCAATCCTACAATCGCGCTGGACTCCATTTCAATTTG CATGAACTATTTGAATTGGGATATGCAATTTATGTTGGGGCTAGCTGCTGCTGCCAG TATTCGAGTAAGTAATGAACTTGGAGCAGGTCATCCAATGGTTGCAAAATTCTCAGTCGTCGTGGTAACCACAACCAGCATTCTGATAAGTATAGTTTTTACGGCAATTGTGCTGATATTTCGGGTTGGATTAAGTGAGCTCTTCACAAGTGACTCTCAAGTCATTCAGGCTGTCTCAAATTTGACACCATTGCTGGCTATCTCTGTTTTCACAAATGGCATTCAACCTATACTTTCTG GAGTGGCAATTGGGAGTGGATGGCAAGCTGCTGTGGCCTATGTCAATTTGGCTACTTACTACATCATTGGCCTCCCAATTGGCTGCGTTCTTGGCTTCAAAACCTCTTTGGGAGTGGCT gggataTGGTGGGGAATGATTATAGGAGTTTTCCTGCAATCGTTGGCACTATTTATACTAACCGTGAGAACAAACTGGAACTCTGAG GTTGCCAAAGCTGCCGTTCGCTTAAAGGATTCTGCAAATGAAGAGGGACGTGATAATTCTGATGGCATTTGA
- the LOC113770999 gene encoding uncharacterized protein LOC113770999 produces MKESTSFPRLKNDDVLNILDKYGISPPIKGLPRDRSEAAVHYYYYYGVFQHLAQEGYLSTTSKSLCIRGTKLDQEVNALKSVGISDVIMISGQSFDRFGNNTFDFAFFGPRTSLDFVLVDQPFEIASEVCRILRFGGYLVVHIAVKDEYSFNSFLSLFTCCRLTTFRDIKGLNSTSSLREVVLRKSLEDSISDDTAQRCDNNTVPEYKRDLIGDLEPLEEKEPMEDWTEQGKNRESIRLFRYLPTMVDLIYKRRYIYIDMGARTYDSTIGNWFKKLYPKQNKNFEIFAIEADKSFHEEYKRKKDVTLLPYAAWIRNETLVFGTRNKKREYTGRIQSGRPQVLQDYKGEQNVVQAFDFADWLIRSFSKQDFVVLKMDVEGTEMDLIPRLVESGAICLIDELFLECHYDRWAKCCSGKRTKRYNSTYDQCFNLFSKLRQAGSLVHQWW; encoded by the coding sequence ATGAAGGAAAGTACCAGCTTCCCCAGATTGAAAAATGACGATGTTCTTAACATCTTGGATAAATACGGCATTTCACCTCCCATAAAAGGTTTGCCCCGTGACAGATCAGAAGCAGCAGTCCACTACTATTACTATTATGGAGTGTTTCAACATCTGGCTCAAGAAGGATACCTTTCTACAACCTCAAAATCATTATGCATCCGAGGCACAAAATTGGATCAAGAAGTCAATGCATTGAAGAGTGTTGGTATTTCTGATGTTATCATGATTTCAGGTCAAAGTTTTGATCGATTTGGAAACAATACTTTTGATTTCGCATTTTTTGGTCCAAGAACTAGTCTGGATTTTGTGTTAGTTGACCAGCCTTTTGAAATTGCTTCTGAAGTTTGTAGGATTCTTAGATTTGGAGGGTACTTAGTTGTTCACATAGCAGTTAAAGATGAGTATAGTTTTAACTCTTTTCTTAGTTTATTCACCTGCTGTAGATTAACAACATTTAGAGACATTAAAGGCTTGAATTCGACCTCTTCTCTTCGTGAAGTCGTACTAAGAAAAAGTTTGGAAGATTCGATTTCGGATGATACTGCCCAAAGATGTGATAATAACACAGTTCCAGAGTACAAGCGGGATTTAATTGGCGATCTTGAGCCATTGGAAGAAAAAGAACCAATGGAAGACTGGACCGAACAGGGAAAGAACCGCGAGAGCATCAGGTTATTCAGGTATCTCCCTACCATGGTTGATTTAATTTACAAGAGGAGGTACATTTACATTGACATGGGAGCTCGAACTTACGATTCAACGATTggaaattggtttaagaagCTGTATCCAAAGCAAaacaaaaactttgaaatcttcGCAATTGAAGCAGACAAATCTTTTCATGAAGAGTACAAAAGGAAGAAGGATGTCACGCTTCTGCCATATGCAGCATGGATAAGGAATGAGACATTAGTCTTTGGgacaagaaataaaaaaagggaATATACAGGCAGGATTCAATCAGGACGGCCACAAGTTTTGCAGGACTACAAGGGGGAGCAAAATGTTGTACAAGCCTTTGATTTCGCAGATTGGTTGATAAGGTCATTTTCCAAGCAAGATTTTGTAGTCCTTAAAATGGATGTTGAAGGAACTGAAATGGATTTGATCCCAAGATTGGTGGAGAGTGGAGCAATTTGTTTGATTGATGAGTTGTTCTTGGAATGTCATTATGATCGTTGGGCGAAATGTTGTTCGGGTAAGAGGACTAAGAGGTACAACTCCACATATGATCAATGCTTTAATTTGTTCTCAAAACTCAGGCAGGCTGGTAGCCTTGTGCATCAATGGTGGTGA
- the LOC113772276 gene encoding pentatricopeptide repeat-containing protein At3g59040-like: MMMFLKPSTSISVPSSSLWSGNSSSNGNFMDGNLKICKRAEVVCLGMLAPRKFMQKRKKVEYFKDAHDEADQKSWRRLMNQIEEEGSAVSVLKNHRLKNESLPKDLVLGTLVRFKQLKKWNLVAEVLEWLRTEHWWDFNEMDFLMLITAYGKLGDFVKSERILSYMNRKAYPPSVISHTALMEAYGKGGQYNKAEAIFRKMQSTGPEPSALTYQIILKTFVEADRFKEAEEIFESLLSKDASPLKPDQKMFHMMIYMYKKAGNYDKARQLFSLMAERGVKQTTVTYNSLMSFETNYKEVSKIYDQMQRAKVQPDVISYALLIKAYGKARREEEALAVFEEMLDAGVRPSQKAYNILLDAFAISGMIEQARIVFKSMRRDRCTPDLCSYTTMLSAYVNVSDMEGAEKFFKRINQDGFQPNIVTYGTLIKGYAKVNDLDKMMEKYKEMHLCGIRPNQTVFTTIMDAHGKNVGFDSAVIWYNEMGSTGVIPDQKSKNILLCLAKSAEEKAEAYELIGYADEQKNNIIVHADNDNRDNVDEDFDDAAEQSCLIDTKEELVLR, encoded by the exons ATGATGATGTTTCTCAAACCTTCCACGTCAATTTCAGTTCCTTCCTCTTCCTTGTGGAG TGGCAATTCAAGTAGTAATGGTAATTTTATGGATGGCAATCTTAAGATATGTAAAAGAGCTGAGGTGGTATGCCTCGGCATGTTGGCACCGAGGAAGTTTATGCAAAAGAGGAAGAAAGTTGAGTATTTTAAAGATGCCCATGATGAAGCAGATCAGAAGAGCTGGAGGAGACTGATGAACCAAATTGAGGAGGAGGGTTCTGCTGTTTCAGTGCTCAAAAACCATAGGCTGAAGAATGAGTCTCTTCCCAAAGACTTggttcttggaactttagtaaGATTCAAGCAGCTCAAGAAATGGAACCTTGTTGCTGAG GTGCTTGAATGGCTTCGAACAGAGCACTGGTGGGACTTTAATGAAATGGATTTTTTGATGCTAATTACAGCATATGGAAAACTTGGGGACTTTGTTAAATCAGAGAGGATTCTAAGCTACATGAACAGAAAAGCATATCCACCAAGTGTGATATCCCATACTGCCCTCATGGAAGCGTATGGCAAAGGTGGACAATATAACAAGGCTGAAGCAATATTTCGGAAGATGCAGTCTACAGGCCCTGAACCTTCTGCTTTAACATATCAGATAATCCTTAAAACCTTTGTTGAG GCTGACAGATTCAAAGAAGCTGAAGAAATCTTTGAATCTCTTCTAAGCAAGGATGCTTCACCTCTGAAACCTGATCAGAAGATGTTCCACATGATGATTTACATGTACAAGAAAGCAGGAAATTATGATAAAGCTCGTCAATTATTTTCTCTGATGGCTGAGCGAGGAGTTAAGCAAACAACAGTTACGTATAATAGCTTAATGTCATTTGAGACTAACTACAAGGAGGTTTCAAAAATCTATGACCAG ATGCAACGGGCCAAAGTTCAGCCTGATGTTATAAGCTATGCTTTACTCATTAAAGCATATGGAAAAGCTAGAAGAGAAGAAGAGGCATTAGCTGTTTTTGAAGAGATGCTTGATGCAGGTGTCAG GCCATCCCAGAAAGCTTATAACATTTTGCTCGATGCATTTGCAATCTCGGGAATGATTGAACAAGCTCGCATTGTCTTCAAAAGCATGCGAAGAGACAG GTGTACACCGGATCTTTGCTCCTACACGACAATGTTGTCAGCCTATGTCAATGTATCTGATATGGAGGGTGCTGAGAAATTCTTTAAAAGGATAAATCAAGATGGATTCCAACCCAATATTGTCACTTATGGAACTCTGATAAAAGGATATGCCAAAGTAAATGATCTTGATAAGATGATGGAGAAGTACAAGGAAATGCATCTGTGTGGTATCAGACCAAATCAGACTGTGTTCACTACCATTATGGATGCACATGGCAAGAATGTGGGTTTTGACAGTGCTGTAATCTGGTACAATGAGATGGGATCTACTGGAGTGATCCCTGATCAGAAATCAAAGAACATCCTTCTGTGTTTGGCAAAGTCTGCAGAAGAAAAAGCAGAAGCTTATGAGCTAATAGGATATGCAGATGAACAGAAGAATAATATTATCGTCCATGCTGATAATGATAATCGTGATAATGTTGACGAGGACTTTGATGATGCTGCTGAACAAAGCTGTTTAATTGATACAAAAGAAGAATTGGTACTTAGATGA